A single region of the Dioscorea cayenensis subsp. rotundata cultivar TDr96_F1 unplaced genomic scaffold, TDr96_F1_v2_PseudoChromosome.rev07_lg8_w22 25.fasta BLBR01000118.1, whole genome shotgun sequence genome encodes:
- the LOC120253582 gene encoding cysteine-rich and transmembrane domain-containing protein WIH2-like, translating to MSYYNQQQAPPPSYPPPGQAYPAPTEGYPTYAAPPPAGYPTKDEATNPQNAPAQTQSRGEGGFWEGCCAALCCCCLLDMCT from the exons atgagTTACTACAATCAACAACAAGCACCTCCTCCTT CATATCCTCCTCCAGGACAGGCTTATCCAGCACCAACAGAGGGGTATCCTACATATGCAGCACCTCCTCCGGCAGGCTATCCAACAAAAGATGAGGCCACTAACCCTCAAAATGCTCCCGCACAGACTCAGAGCCGTGGTGAGGGTGGTTTCTGGGAAGGATG TTGTGCTGCCCTATGTTGCTGTTGTCTCCTTGACATGTGCACCTGA